The following proteins are encoded in a genomic region of Paenibacillus sp. FSL H3-0469:
- a CDS encoding APC family permease: MISFLKRFLIGRPLKSSELGEQKLNKKKALAILSSDALSSVAYGPEQILIVLVTIGAAAFWYSIPIALGVLILLTALILSYRQIIFAYSHGGGAYVVSKENLGKYPGLIAGGSLLVDYILTVAVSISAGTDAITSAFPSLHEHKVVIAIAFVLLITILNLRGVTESASVLAYPVYLFVLALFILIGTGLYNILSGNVPAELHTSLGTPVAGISLFLLLRAFSSGSSALTGVEAISNAIPNFKSPEASNASKTLIAMGALLAVMFSGIVVLAYYYGIAPRADVTVVSQIAEQTFGRNAMYYFIQGTTALILILAANTGYSAFPLLAVNLAKDKFIPRMFTMRGDRLGYSNGIIILGVLSMVLIYVFEGKTEQLIPLYAVGVFIPFTLSQSGMMVKWLREKPAGWVQKFIINTVGALISFVVTMMFFMTKFTQVWPVFVFLPILLLVFHRIHKHYEAIADQLRISTCEETIKIEGNVIIVPVAGITHVVMNSLEYAKSLSPQQIIAVYVPFEREDEAVFEEKWRKWQPDVRLVTLYTPYRSIVQPLTKFIDKVNWKAAELNHRVTVIIPQFIPKKGWHNILHNQSSLLIRARLLFRSDVIVTTVPYHLKK; the protein is encoded by the coding sequence GTGATTTCATTTTTAAAACGATTTTTAATTGGCAGGCCCTTAAAGTCCAGTGAACTCGGAGAGCAAAAGTTAAATAAAAAGAAAGCGCTGGCTATACTGTCTTCTGATGCACTGTCATCCGTTGCCTACGGGCCGGAGCAGATTCTGATTGTTCTGGTTACGATTGGGGCAGCCGCCTTCTGGTATTCGATCCCGATTGCGCTGGGAGTATTGATCCTGCTGACCGCGCTCATTCTGTCCTACCGGCAGATTATTTTTGCTTATTCCCACGGCGGGGGCGCCTATGTGGTGTCTAAGGAGAACCTGGGCAAGTATCCGGGGTTAATTGCTGGCGGTTCGCTGCTGGTTGACTATATTTTAACGGTTGCTGTAAGTATATCGGCGGGCACGGATGCCATCACCTCAGCGTTTCCAAGCCTACATGAGCATAAAGTGGTGATTGCCATTGCTTTTGTGCTGCTGATCACGATTTTGAACTTAAGAGGGGTCACGGAATCTGCCTCCGTCCTCGCTTATCCGGTCTATTTATTCGTCCTTGCCTTATTCATCCTGATTGGTACAGGTCTGTACAACATCTTGTCAGGCAACGTTCCGGCAGAACTGCATACCTCACTGGGGACTCCGGTAGCGGGGATCAGCCTGTTTCTATTATTGCGCGCATTTTCTTCCGGGAGCTCTGCGTTAACGGGGGTTGAAGCGATCTCCAATGCCATACCGAATTTCAAAAGCCCGGAAGCGTCCAACGCCTCCAAAACCTTAATCGCCATGGGGGCTTTATTGGCTGTGATGTTCTCCGGCATTGTGGTGTTAGCCTATTATTACGGGATTGCTCCCCGTGCTGACGTCACTGTGGTATCGCAAATTGCCGAGCAAACCTTTGGCCGGAATGCGATGTACTATTTTATCCAGGGAACGACTGCATTAATCCTGATCCTGGCTGCCAATACCGGTTATTCCGCCTTCCCATTGCTGGCTGTGAACCTTGCCAAGGATAAATTCATTCCGCGAATGTTCACCATGCGGGGGGACCGGCTGGGATACTCCAACGGTATTATCATATTGGGTGTTCTGTCCATGGTTCTGATATATGTCTTTGAGGGGAAAACGGAGCAGCTGATTCCTTTATATGCTGTAGGTGTGTTCATTCCCTTTACATTGTCGCAGAGCGGAATGATGGTGAAATGGCTCCGGGAAAAGCCTGCGGGCTGGGTGCAAAAGTTCATCATCAATACGGTTGGCGCTCTAATCAGCTTCGTGGTAACGATGATGTTCTTCATGACCAAGTTTACTCAGGTATGGCCGGTATTTGTCTTCCTGCCGATTCTGCTCCTGGTGTTCCACCGGATTCATAAGCATTATGAGGCCATTGCGGACCAGCTTAGAATTTCGACCTGTGAGGAGACGATCAAGATTGAAGGTAATGTGATTATCGTGCCGGTGGCCGGGATCACTCATGTCGTGATGAACTCCCTGGAATATGCCAAGTCGCTGTCTCCGCAGCAGATTATAGCCGTCTACGTGCCCTTCGAGCGGGAAGATGAAGCGGTGTTCGAGGAGAAGTGGAGAAAGTGGCAGCCGGACGTAAGGTTAGTAACCCTATATACTCCTTATAGAAGCATCGTACAGCCATTGACCAAGTTTATTGATAAAGTGAATTGGAAGGCCGCTGAGCTGAACCATAGGGTAACAGTAATCATTCCACAGTTCATTCCGAAGAAAGGCTGGCATAATATCCTTCATAATCAATCGAGTCTGCTGATACGCGCCCGTCTGCTGTTCCGCAGCGATGTGATTGTCACTACAGTGCCTTATCATTTGAAGAAGTGA
- a CDS encoding DUF4386 domain-containing protein, with protein MNRNARVAGVLFLVSTGAYMLGSWLLNPMLQGPEFLAGLFADRTRAAAGLLLELINAIAVVGIAMLLYPVLQKYNGAFAAGYLSSRIIESVLLIISLIAPILLISLSEDHATAEASGYSYLQRIADVAVEAHLMLFQLAMIVLSLGSLLLCYVLYRSELIPRWLSVIGFIGYAGLLTSSSLAICGRDTGTILYIPGAIFEIVLPLWLLVKGFNLREETSSLARGPDHGAANALDRE; from the coding sequence ATGAACAGGAATGCAAGGGTGGCCGGGGTACTCTTTCTGGTCTCAACGGGGGCTTATATGCTAGGGAGCTGGCTGCTGAATCCCATGCTGCAGGGGCCTGAATTTCTCGCGGGTTTATTTGCAGACAGAACAAGAGCCGCCGCCGGATTATTGCTGGAGTTGATCAACGCTATAGCAGTTGTGGGAATTGCGATGCTGCTCTATCCTGTTCTACAAAAATATAACGGGGCCTTTGCGGCAGGGTACTTAAGCTCCCGGATCATTGAGTCTGTGCTTCTAATAATCAGTTTAATCGCGCCAATCCTGCTCATCTCGTTAAGCGAAGATCACGCAACGGCGGAAGCCTCGGGTTATTCTTACCTCCAGCGTATAGCGGATGTAGCGGTAGAAGCTCATTTGATGTTATTTCAACTGGCTATGATCGTGCTGAGCTTGGGCAGCTTGTTATTATGTTATGTTCTCTACCGTTCAGAGCTGATTCCGCGCTGGTTGTCCGTGATCGGCTTCATCGGGTATGCCGGGTTGTTAACAAGCAGTAGTCTGGCCATCTGCGGCCGTGATACCGGAACCATCCTGTATATTCCAGGGGCAATCTTTGAAATTGTTCTTCCGCTTTGGCTCTTGGTTAAGGGATTTAATCTGCGTGAAGAGACATCCTCACTTGCCCGCGGGCCGGACCATGGGGCAGCCAATGCTCTGGATAGAGAATAA
- a CDS encoding LuxR C-terminal-related transcriptional regulator, translated as MRTPILNTKFNIPPLRPKMVLRERLIHKLQEGLQRKLTLISAPAGYGKTTLIGDWIATCGRPCAWLSLEEGDGEPARFLSCLISSLQTLAPKTGESLLAVLQSPEPPFMEAILPALLKDLAAMAPCIIILDDYHVVQSQSVDKLVSFLLDHLPGHVRLVMITREQPQIPLARLRVQDQLTELRASDLVFTSAEAEEFLNRIMGLNLPADKIAALESRTEGWIAGLQLAALSIQGDRGTGRFIQSIAGSHHFVLDYLVEEVLQRQPEAVQRFLLRTSVLDRLCGSLCDAIMLNTGMMGKQQLLELERQNLFVVPLDHERQWYRYHHLFAESLRRRLQDSHDNSSIAEMNKRASEWYESQGFEIEAFRHAVQSADIDRAARLLEGNGKPLHLRGAADFTLKWLESLPAAELEARPALLVIYGSIMLITGKPTHIEPKLRAAEAALEGVRQDARIRDLIGLIAATRAAVAALMMAAKPGGASPKLLAAEASMQMTEQEDKTDDLIGLIAPAREIWAGVSQEIEEVITQSSRALEYLREDNLAVRTSAAWMLGVACQRRGDYIEARKAYNGVISYSHMMGHKPMAVLSLIGLGQMEEADNRPGPAGECYAEALRLAGDLPLPAVQEAQAGLERVQRERKPGQEGHLFEPLSRRELEVLALIAKGLSNRDIGAKLFLAVDTVKGHNRRIFEKLQVQRRTEAIARARELNLLPDPLKPH; from the coding sequence ATGCGTACACCTATCCTAAATACCAAATTCAATATCCCGCCGCTTCGGCCCAAAATGGTGCTCCGTGAACGGTTAATCCATAAGCTTCAAGAGGGTCTGCAGCGTAAATTGACCCTGATCTCCGCGCCCGCCGGTTACGGGAAAACCACATTGATTGGCGATTGGATCGCTACTTGCGGGCGGCCTTGCGCATGGCTGTCGCTGGAGGAAGGAGACGGCGAGCCTGCGCGTTTTCTGAGCTGCCTGATCTCCTCCCTGCAAACACTTGCCCCGAAGACAGGCGAAAGTTTGCTTGCGGTGCTGCAGTCTCCCGAGCCGCCGTTCATGGAGGCAATCCTGCCGGCACTGCTTAAGGATCTCGCCGCCATGGCTCCTTGTATAATCATCCTTGACGATTATCATGTAGTCCAATCGCAGTCTGTCGACAAGTTAGTTTCCTTCCTGCTTGACCATCTTCCCGGGCATGTCCGCCTGGTGATGATTACCCGCGAGCAACCGCAAATTCCATTAGCCCGGTTACGGGTTCAAGACCAGTTAACGGAGCTACGCGCCTCTGATCTGGTGTTTACTTCCGCAGAAGCCGAAGAATTTCTAAACAGAATCATGGGACTTAACCTGCCCGCAGATAAAATAGCCGCATTGGAATCACGTACCGAAGGCTGGATCGCCGGCTTACAGCTGGCAGCGCTCTCGATACAGGGGGATCGTGGTACCGGACGGTTCATCCAGTCCATCGCCGGCAGCCATCATTTCGTACTGGACTATTTGGTGGAAGAAGTTCTGCAACGGCAACCGGAAGCCGTTCAGCGTTTTTTACTCAGGACCTCCGTCCTTGACCGCCTGTGCGGTTCTCTGTGCGATGCCATTATGCTTAATACCGGGATGATGGGCAAACAGCAGTTACTTGAGCTTGAACGCCAGAACTTATTTGTCGTTCCCTTGGACCATGAGAGACAGTGGTATCGCTATCACCACTTGTTCGCTGAATCATTGCGAAGACGGCTGCAGGATAGTCACGACAACAGCAGTATCGCGGAAATGAATAAACGGGCAAGTGAATGGTATGAAAGCCAAGGCTTCGAGATCGAAGCGTTTCGTCATGCTGTCCAATCGGCTGATATTGACCGTGCTGCACGTCTGCTTGAAGGTAACGGGAAGCCGCTGCATCTTCGCGGAGCGGCAGATTTTACGCTGAAATGGCTGGAGTCGTTGCCTGCTGCGGAGCTGGAGGCAAGACCTGCGCTGCTCGTGATATATGGTTCAATTATGCTGATCACCGGCAAGCCGACACATATCGAACCTAAGCTGCGGGCAGCGGAAGCGGCGCTGGAGGGCGTCCGGCAGGATGCCCGCATCAGAGACCTGATCGGACTTATTGCCGCAACCCGGGCTGCCGTAGCCGCGCTGATGATGGCAGCAAAGCCTGGTGGAGCCAGTCCCAAATTACTGGCGGCCGAAGCGTCCATGCAAATGACGGAACAGGAGGATAAGACCGATGATCTTATCGGGCTGATTGCTCCTGCAAGGGAGATCTGGGCAGGGGTAAGCCAAGAGATAGAAGAAGTCATTACCCAGTCAAGCCGTGCGTTAGAATATCTCCGTGAGGATAATCTTGCGGTCAGGACATCGGCTGCTTGGATGCTGGGTGTGGCCTGCCAGCGGCGGGGAGACTATATCGAAGCCCGGAAGGCCTATAACGGGGTCATTTCGTACAGTCATATGATGGGCCATAAACCGATGGCTGTTCTGTCTCTGATCGGCCTGGGTCAAATGGAGGAAGCGGATAACCGGCCCGGTCCGGCAGGAGAATGTTACGCAGAGGCACTTCGTCTGGCCGGTGATCTGCCGCTTCCGGCTGTTCAAGAAGCACAGGCGGGTCTGGAGCGTGTACAGAGGGAACGCAAACCGGGCCAGGAAGGCCACCTGTTCGAGCCGCTCAGCAGACGAGAGCTTGAAGTGCTGGCACTTATCGCCAAGGGACTGTCCAACCGGGACATTGGCGCGAAGCTCTTCTTAGCTGTGGACACGGTCAAAGGGCACAACCGCAGGATTTTTGAGAAGCTGCAGGTACAAAGACGCACAGAAGCGATCGCGCGTGCCCGTGAGCTGAATTTGCTTCCAGACCCGCTGAAACCACACTAA
- a CDS encoding metal-dependent hydrolase, protein MILAMHMATHLLTGSFIVSMVLMRYEISFREKVVLLGLASFLGIVPDLLGNRYVSPWSHSIVVMGLVMVPIVFIFKLLLKKYSYIQLYLCLAGSVLGHILVDYLGHGVHLIYPLSREAYTMPLIYLGDPAVWVPMLVGVISFVLPVSLGRRRVLSAAGAVCIVLYLGLKLAMLIQLEQGLPRNFTLTSQAAVQVSPLGDNQVHKLSDFWKMGFDVIDSQRRVLGVLPVLGGEVQLDINLIYATKGDVVRSNSGKDGLEYVYRVPPTEDEASFKVSGESRQGPEGKIVARDREGNPRYFIYKDGEWAEEAKE, encoded by the coding sequence ATGATATTGGCTATGCACATGGCTACACATCTGCTTACGGGCAGCTTCATTGTATCGATGGTGCTCATGCGCTACGAGATTTCTTTCAGGGAAAAAGTTGTTCTGCTCGGACTGGCCTCATTCCTGGGCATTGTGCCGGATCTGTTGGGGAACAGGTATGTATCTCCGTGGTCGCATTCCATCGTCGTCATGGGGCTGGTTATGGTGCCAATTGTGTTCATATTCAAGCTGCTATTGAAGAAATATTCGTATATCCAGTTATATCTGTGTCTGGCGGGGAGTGTGCTGGGGCATATTCTGGTGGATTATTTGGGGCATGGGGTGCATTTGATCTACCCGTTGTCCCGTGAAGCTTATACGATGCCATTGATCTATCTCGGTGATCCTGCGGTTTGGGTGCCTATGTTGGTGGGGGTTATAAGTTTCGTGCTTCCGGTGTCTTTGGGCAGGAGACGGGTGCTGAGTGCAGCCGGTGCTGTGTGTATTGTCCTGTATCTCGGCCTTAAGCTTGCCATGCTGATACAACTGGAACAAGGGCTTCCGCGAAACTTCACGCTCACTTCCCAGGCAGCCGTCCAGGTGTCTCCGCTGGGAGATAATCAGGTGCATAAGCTGAGTGATTTTTGGAAAATGGGGTTTGACGTCATTGACTCCCAGCGCAGGGTGCTTGGGGTGTTACCTGTCTTGGGCGGTGAGGTTCAGTTAGACATTAATCTGATCTATGCCACGAAGGGTGACGTTGTGCGCAGCAATTCGGGAAAAGACGGGCTGGAGTACGTGTACCGGGTGCCTCCTACTGAAGATGAAGCTTCATTTAAAGTGAGCGGGGAGAGCAGACAGGGGCCGGAAGGGAAGATTGTTGCCCGCGACCGGGAAGGAAATCCACGTTATTTCATTTATAAGGATGGAGAGTGGGCGGAAGAAGCGAAGGAGTAG
- a CDS encoding class I SAM-dependent methyltransferase, translated as MKNTQADFEYSGDYYEAIGDFMREQYLKYGFAQGTTQEADFLMELMNLRQGTRILDIGCGPGRHSLELARHGIRTVGVDISAEFIRHANREAAKEKLPAAFLAADARELTFEQEFDGAICLCEGALDWRGVKRITGRSLEEFIGR; from the coding sequence TTGAAGAATACGCAAGCAGACTTTGAGTACAGTGGGGATTATTATGAAGCCATCGGAGATTTCATGCGGGAGCAGTATTTGAAATACGGTTTCGCCCAGGGAACGACGCAGGAAGCAGACTTTTTAATGGAGTTAATGAATCTGCGGCAGGGTACCCGCATCCTGGATATTGGCTGTGGTCCGGGGCGGCATAGTCTGGAGTTGGCCCGGCATGGAATTAGAACAGTAGGCGTGGATATTTCTGCGGAATTTATCAGGCACGCGAATCGGGAGGCTGCGAAGGAGAAGCTGCCGGCAGCATTTCTGGCGGCGGATGCCCGCGAGTTAACGTTTGAGCAGGAATTCGATGGTGCGATTTGCCTGTGTGAGGGGGCTTTGGACTGGCGGGGAGTGAAGAGAATCACCGGAAGGTCCTTAGAGGAGTTCATCGGGCGCTGA
- a CDS encoding glyoxalase/bleomycin resistance/dioxygenase family protein: MIREVEMQTHSLKGMKDFYENTIGLTVVREHPASFSVQVGDSTLTFKESDPGRQPKYHFAFNIPENQIEEALRWVIPKVSVIPNEGQKVVHFESWNADSIYFYDPAGNIVELIARHNLNNSTNEVFSPASLLCVSEIGLPVADAEEALLKLSRVGIVPWRDYSSQFAAAGDEHGLIIAVKQGRVWFMSDQEEAYPHPLTIKTDVCEVMLDASAGLKVREIR; encoded by the coding sequence ATGATAAGAGAAGTAGAAATGCAGACCCATTCCTTGAAAGGAATGAAAGACTTTTATGAGAATACTATTGGGCTGACAGTAGTCCGGGAACATCCGGCGTCCTTCAGTGTACAAGTGGGTGATTCCACTCTAACCTTCAAAGAGTCTGACCCAGGCAGACAGCCGAAATATCATTTTGCGTTCAACATCCCTGAGAACCAGATAGAGGAAGCGTTGAGGTGGGTTATTCCGAAGGTATCTGTCATTCCTAATGAGGGCCAGAAAGTCGTTCACTTTGAGTCCTGGAATGCCGATTCCATCTATTTCTATGATCCGGCAGGTAATATTGTAGAGCTGATTGCCCGGCACAATCTGAACAATTCCACCAATGAAGTTTTTTCTCCGGCCAGCCTGTTATGTGTAAGTGAGATCGGTCTGCCTGTAGCCGATGCAGAGGAGGCACTGCTCAAGTTATCCCGGGTAGGGATCGTTCCTTGGCGGGATTACAGTAGCCAGTTCGCCGCCGCAGGTGACGAGCACGGGCTGATTATTGCTGTGAAGCAAGGCCGGGTCTGGTTCATGTCTGACCAGGAGGAAGCTTATCCGCATCCGCTAACGATTAAAACAGATGTCTGTGAGGTTATGCTGGATGCTTCAGCGGGGTTGAAGGTCCGGGAGATTCGTTAA
- a CDS encoding class I SAM-dependent methyltransferase, with protein sequence MNSGERFSNRVDSYLKYRPSYPQEAIDYLYDYIGLRLNSKIADIGSGTGSLSKLLLERGSNVIAVEPNKAMREAAEQRLHSNPNFQSRSGSAEATGLPDRSVDFIVCAQAFHWFDQAAAQTEFRRILQPGGKVILLWNSRLTQGTSFREEYDQLLRTYGTDYEQVNHKNISPAILRSFFKENTMHKSQFEMTQEFDFAGLSGRLLSSSYSPVPGHPNYKPMMTELQNIFDRHNQHGVVPFEYETEIFWGEV encoded by the coding sequence ATGAACAGTGGTGAAAGGTTTTCGAACCGGGTCGATTCCTATTTGAAGTACCGCCCGAGCTATCCGCAAGAGGCTATTGATTATTTGTACGACTATATTGGTCTGCGCCTGAACAGTAAAATAGCAGATATCGGTTCAGGCACAGGGAGCCTGTCCAAGCTGCTTCTGGAACGCGGCAGCAATGTAATCGCGGTCGAGCCCAATAAGGCTATGCGTGAAGCCGCAGAGCAAAGGCTCCACAGCAATCCGAATTTTCAGAGCAGATCAGGGTCGGCGGAAGCTACCGGGTTACCGGATCGGTCGGTTGATTTTATTGTCTGTGCTCAGGCATTTCACTGGTTTGACCAAGCAGCCGCGCAAACGGAGTTCCGCAGAATACTACAGCCTGGCGGGAAAGTCATACTCCTATGGAATTCCCGGCTTACACAGGGTACTTCATTTCGTGAAGAGTACGATCAACTGCTTCGCACCTACGGAACCGACTATGAACAAGTGAATCATAAAAACATTTCTCCGGCGATACTTCGCTCTTTTTTCAAAGAGAATACGATGCATAAAAGCCAGTTTGAAATGACTCAGGAGTTCGATTTCGCGGGTCTGAGCGGCCGGCTGTTATCCTCCTCCTATAGCCCTGTTCCGGGGCATCCGAATTACAAGCCGATGATGACAGAGCTGCAAAATATATTTGACAGGCATAATCAACACGGTGTGGTTCCCTTCGAATATGAAACTGAGATTTTTTGGGGAGAAGTATAG
- a CDS encoding WG repeat-containing protein encodes MFKKLAFTLLMTTMVFSASVAGPSQSQDKAQAAGAGTVQAKTADQLYPVEVNGKYGFINGKGKVVIEAVYDGCGYSGMPGGTVYVEDHAAKKQYYFSSAGKKLFEYKLRDAGILYNDRALYTAKVQLAGGATATRYGYIDSQGKVAIQPIYVRAFNFSEGLARVNMGKASGYINTKGELIVPYRYSFTSDFSEGMAAVTLAVGGKCGYIDTKGKLLITPRYDYATPFSNGAAVVYVNGKYGYIDKKGNYLIKPQFSMAQPFSEGLAFVERNGVTFYINKKGAKVIQGFTAGGLFKGGLAPASPGQRFGYINTSGRFVVKPQLYWAHSFNGELAEITMLVPDTREEIRGYMNRSGTIVWPPASELPGGVVKP; translated from the coding sequence GTGTTTAAAAAGCTGGCTTTTACCCTACTAATGACGACGATGGTGTTCAGTGCAAGTGTAGCGGGTCCATCGCAATCGCAGGACAAGGCCCAGGCTGCCGGAGCTGGTACTGTGCAGGCCAAGACAGCCGATCAATTATATCCGGTTGAAGTGAACGGGAAATACGGCTTCATCAACGGCAAAGGCAAGGTTGTTATCGAAGCGGTATACGACGGATGCGGATATTCAGGAATGCCCGGAGGAACAGTATATGTCGAGGACCACGCGGCCAAAAAGCAATATTATTTCAGCTCCGCCGGCAAAAAGCTGTTCGAATATAAGCTGAGAGACGCCGGTATTCTGTACAATGACCGTGCGCTGTATACAGCGAAGGTTCAACTCGCTGGCGGGGCCACGGCGACCCGTTACGGGTATATCGACAGCCAAGGCAAGGTAGCCATACAGCCAATCTACGTCCGGGCATTTAATTTCTCTGAAGGCCTGGCCCGGGTCAACATGGGCAAAGCCTCAGGATACATTAACACCAAGGGCGAGCTTATCGTTCCGTACCGGTATAGCTTTACGTCTGATTTCTCCGAAGGGATGGCAGCCGTTACGCTTGCCGTTGGCGGCAAATGCGGCTATATCGACACCAAGGGTAAGCTGCTCATTACACCACGGTATGATTACGCCACTCCGTTCTCCAATGGGGCGGCAGTGGTCTATGTGAACGGGAAGTACGGCTACATCGACAAAAAGGGCAACTACCTGATCAAACCGCAGTTCAGCATGGCCCAGCCGTTCTCGGAAGGATTGGCGTTCGTCGAGCGCAATGGAGTTACCTTCTATATTAATAAGAAGGGCGCCAAAGTCATTCAGGGCTTTACGGCCGGAGGCTTGTTCAAGGGCGGTCTGGCTCCGGCCAGCCCGGGACAGAGGTTCGGCTATATTAATACCTCCGGCCGCTTCGTGGTCAAGCCGCAGCTCTATTGGGCTCATTCGTTCAACGGCGAGTTGGCGGAAATCACCATGCTGGTTCCGGATACACGCGAGGAAATCAGAGGGTACATGAACCGCAGCGGCACCATCGTCTGGCCGCCGGCTTCCGAGCTTCCGGGCGGAGTGGTGAAACCGTAA